One Indicator indicator isolate 239-I01 chromosome 9, UM_Iind_1.1, whole genome shotgun sequence genomic window carries:
- the CCDC25 gene encoding coiled-coil domain-containing protein 25: MVFYFTSNASPSVYTIYMGKDKYENEDLIKYGWPEDIWFHVDKLSSAHVYLRLHKGQTVDDIPKEVLIDCAHLVKANSIQGCKMNNVNVVYTPWTNLKKTADMDVGQIGFHRQKDVKMLTVEKKVNEILNRLEKTKVERFPDLAAEKEARDREERNEKKAQIQEMKRKEKEEMKKKKELEELRSYSSLMKAENMSSNQDGNDSDDFM; this comes from the exons ATGGTGTTTTACTTTACTTCCAATG CTTCTCCTTCTGTTTACACCATTTACATGGGGAAGGATAAGTACGAAA ATGAAGACTTGATAAAGTATGGCTGGCCTGAGGATATCTG GTTCCATGTGGACAAGCTCTCCTCCGCACACGTGTACCTGCGGCTGCACAAG GGGCAGACAGTGGATGACATTCCCAAAGAGGTTTTGATAGACTGTGCCCATCTGgtgaaggcaaacagcatccaaG GGTGCAAGATGAACAATGTCAATGTGGTGTACACACCATGGACCAACCTGAAGAAGACAGCAGACATGGATGTGGGGCAAATTGGCTTTCACAGGCAGAAGGAT GTGAAGATGCTGACGGTGGAGAAGAAGGTGAATGAGATCCTGAACCGGCTGGAGAAGACCAAAGTGGAGCGTTTCCCAGACCTGGCTGCGGAGAAGGAGGCCCGggacagggaggagagaaaCGAGAAAAAAGCCCAGATCCAAGAGATGAAgcggaaggaaaaggaagagatgaagaagaagaaagagctgGAAGAACTTAG GAGCTACTCCTCATTGATGAAGGCTGAGAACATGTCCTCCAATCAG GATGGCAACGATTCAGATGACTTCATGTAA